The sequence below is a genomic window from Saccopteryx leptura isolate mSacLep1 chromosome 3, mSacLep1_pri_phased_curated, whole genome shotgun sequence.
gagaaaagccaTATGTATGCCatgaatgtgggaaaggctttccAGAGAAGAAGAATCTGATTGTACATGAAAGAAATCATACGGGAGAGAAGCCGTATGTATGCAGTGAGTGCGGGAAAGGCTTTCCAGAGAAGAAGAATCTGATTGTACATGAAAGGATTCATACGGGAGAGAAGCCGtatgtatgcagtgagtgtgggaaaggcttcggAGTGAAGAGCCGACTgattatacatcaaagaactcatacaggagagaagccatatgtatgcagtgaatgtggaaaaggcTTTACAGTTAGTTGCAATCTGATTGTACATCTAAAGACTCATACTGGAGAGATgccatatgtatgcagtgagtgtgggaaaggctttccaGTGAAGAAACGACTGATtatacatcaaaggactcatacaggggagaagccatatgtatgcagtgagtgtggaAAAGGCTTTACAGGGAAGAGCCCACTGATTAcacatcaaagaactcatactGGAGAAAAGCCATATGTATGCACTGATTGTGGGAAAGGTTTTCCAGCAAAGAGTCAACTGAgtatacatcaaagaactcatacaggagagaagccatatgtatgcagtgagtgtggCAAAGGTTTTTCAGGGAAGCGTCCACTGGTTGCCCATCAAAGCAGTCATACTGGAGTAAAGCCGTatgtatgcagtgaatgtggaaaaggcTTTGCAGTGAAGAGTCTACTGAgtatacatcaaagaactcatactAGAGTgaagccatatgtatgcagtgagtgtgggaaaggctttgtaGTGAAGAGTCAACTGATTATACATGAAAgaactcatactggagagaaactgTATGTATGCActgagtgtgggaaaggcttttcaGGGAAGCGTCCACTgattatacatcaaagaactcatacaggagagaagccatatgtatgcagtgagtgtgggaaaagCTTTTCAGGGAGGCGTCCACTGATTGCACATCAAAGCAGTCATACTGGAGAaaagccatatgtatgcagtgagtgtggaAAAGGCTTTGCAGTGAAGAGTCAACTGAgtatacatcaaagaactcatagTGGAGAGAAACCGCatgtatgcagtgagtgtgggaaaggctaTTCAGGGAAGCGTCCACTGATTgcacatcaaagaactcacacaggagagaagccctatgtatGCAGTGACTGTGGAAAAGGCTTTTCAGGGAAGTACCCACTGATTGCACATCAAAGCATTCACACTGGAGAAAACCCATATGTATGCAAGGTGTGTGGGAAATGCTTTGCAGTGAATAGGCAACTGATTAGACATCAAAGGACTCATTGGAGAGAAGCCGTgtgtatgcagtgaatgtgggaatgTTTTTCACAGGAAGAGTGATCTAACTGTACATAAGCATGCTCATTTGTTAGTGACACCATGAATATTCAATGAGTGTGGAAAGGCTTCTCCATGAAGAATATTTTCAGTGTATGGAACCATAGAAATTATACAAATGCAGTGATTATTGTAAAACCCCCTTTTAAAGGAATttattagatttaaataaaagataagatcAGTGCAGGAGcagagttggaagcatcaactaccacaagttgcttcccatatgtgtcttgatcaggcagGCCCAGGATTTTAAATGggggacctcaacattccaggtttaCTGCTTGCACAGTGCTCCAACACAAGTCAGGGATTTTGGTGAAGGCTTTAAGAAGATATGCATGATGGCCTGATCAGGTGGAGGTGCTTTGGATAGAGTttgagctgggatgctgaggatttaGGTTTGAAActcctaggttgccagcttgagtgcaggctcagtaGCTTAAGCAGaagtttgctagcttgagtgtgggatcatacaattaacctcatggttgctggcttgaagtccaaggccgGCTGAGTGTTAGATCATAATCATGacttcaaggtcactggtttaaacccagggttgctgccttgagccagGAGTCATTAGCTCACCTGGAGCCCTCTAgttaaggtatatatgagaaagcaatttacaaacaactgaagtgtcagaACAATGGGTAGatgcttctgatttctctccctttttgtctgtagatgtatgtctgtttctatttttaaagaaaggaagataTGCCTCGTGGAACATCAGTGATTTGTCAGAAAAGACTTTATTT
It includes:
- the LOC136399231 gene encoding LOW QUALITY PROTEIN: zinc finger protein 432-like (The sequence of the model RefSeq protein was modified relative to this genomic sequence to represent the inferred CDS: inserted 2 bases in 1 codon), which translates into the protein MILSQGCLTFQDVAVNFTREEWRLLDPDQKDLFRDVMLEIFSHLVSVGYQSSKPDALSKLEQGEEPWTVGDEPQHLLCPEIQKVNVPLQSPFQSPGIMKSGEECCEHMFANIVNQRESQSLLRQHCDMLEICGKPLKSKLTFENQSRSFNLQNSFPLNEDGTFLPHHNHELFYTEIRLHPSTKSIENKSKVIQQHGIDNGEEALTCTECGITLVKMTQLTDHQRINSGEKSYGCPQCGKAFPRKFSQKIHTGQNQSEYNIYNKTFNKSQLNMHQKTHMGKKPYTCSECGKSYIYRYLLRNHQRTHTGEKPYVCHECGKGFPEKKNLIVHERNHTGEKPYVCSECGKGFPEKKNLIVHERIHTGEKPYVCSECGKGFGVKSRLIIHQRTHTGEKPYVCSECGKGFTVSCNLIVHLKTHTGEMPYVCSECGKGFPVKKRLIIHQRTHTGEKPYVCSECGKGFTGKSPLITHQRTHTGEKPYVCTDCGKGFPAKSQLSIHQRTHTGEKPYVCSECGKGFSGKRPLVAHQSSHTGVKPYVCSECGKGFAVKSLLSIHQRTHTRVKPYVCSECGKGFVVKSQLIIHERTHTGEKLYVCTECGKGFSGKRPLIIHQRTHTGEKPYVCSECGKSFSGRRPLIAHQSSHTGEKPYVCSECGKGFAVKSQLSIHQRTHSGEKPHVCSECGKGYSGKRPLIAHQRTHTGEKPYVCSDCGKGFSGKYPLIAHQSIHTGENPYVCKVCGKCFAVNRQLIRHQRTHXGEKPCVCSECGNVFHRKSDLTVHKHAHLLVTP